The following proteins are co-located in the Vigna angularis cultivar LongXiaoDou No.4 chromosome 2, ASM1680809v1, whole genome shotgun sequence genome:
- the LOC108329478 gene encoding protein NSP-INTERACTING KINASE 1 isoform X1, with translation MGSPRGTTLLFFTLFFFWSFADALLSPKGVNFEVQALMSIKRSLEDPHGVLDNWDGDAVDPCSWTMVTCSSDNLVVGLGTPSQSLSGTLSPSIGNLTNLQIVLLQNNNISGPIPSELGKLPKLQTLDLSNNFFRGEIPQSLGHLRSLQYLRLNNNTLVGECPESLANMTQLNFLDLSYNNLSGPVPRILAKSFSIVGNPIVCATGKEPNCHGMTLMPMSMNLNNTEHALQSGRPKTHKMAIAFGLSLGCLCLIVIGFGGVIWWRHKHNQQAFFDVKDRHHEEVYLGNLKRFQFRELQISTHNFSSKNILGKGGFGNVYKGVLSDGTLVAVKRLKDGNAIGGEIQFQTEVEMISLAVHRNLLRLYGFCMTPTERLLVYPYMSNGSVASRLKGKPVLDWGTRKHIALGAARGLLYLHEQCDPKIIHRDVKAANILLDDYCEAVVGDFGLAKLLDHQDSHVTTAVRGTVGHIAPEYLSTGQSSEKTDVFGFGILLLELITGQRALEFGKSANNKGAMLDWVRKIHVEKKLEMLVDKDLKNNYDRIELEEMVQVALLCTQYLPGHRPKMSEVVRMLEGDGLAERWEASQRVDTTKFKPQESSSSDRYSDLTDDSLLLVQAMELSGPR, from the exons ATGGGGTCTCCAAGAGGAACAACTCTTCTCTTTTTCACATTGTTCTTCTTTTGGAGCTTCGCAGATGCTTTGCTTTCTCCTAAGGGAGTGAACTTCGAag TGCAAGCCTTAATGAGCATAAAACGCTCTCTAGAGGATCCACATGGTGTTCTAGACAATTGGGATGGGGATGCAGTCGATCCATGTAGCTGGACTATGGTCACATGTTCTTCAGATAACTTGGTCGTTGGACT GGGCACTCCAAGTCAAAGTCTATCTGGTACTCTATCTCCGAGCATAGGCAACTTAACCAACCTTCAGATTGT GCTGCTACAGAATAACAACATAAGTGGACCAATCCCATCAGAGTTGGGAAAACTTCCTAAGCTTCAGACCCTTGATCTCTCAAACAACTTCTTCAGAGGGGAGATTCCTCAATCTCTGGGACACCTGAGAAGCCTCCAATACCT GAGGCTCAATAATAACACTCTTGTTGGTGAATGCCCAGAGTCTCTGGCTAACATGACCCAACTCAATTTTCT TGACTTGTCATACAACAATCTTAGTGGCCCGGTGCCCAGAATTTTAGCCAAATCATTCAG CATTGTTGGAAACCCCATTGTTTGTGCAACGGGAAAAGAGCCAAACTGTCATGGGATGACACTGATGCCTATGTCCATGAACTTGAACAATACCGAAC ATGCTTTACAATCAGGCAGACCAAAAACTCATAAAATGGCAATTGCCTTTGGCTTGAGTTTGGGATGTCTCTGCCTCATAGTTATCGGTTTTGGAGGCGTTATTTGGTGGAGACACAAGCACAATCAACAAGCATTCTTCGATGTTAAAG ACCGGCATCATGAAGAAGTCTACCTCGGAAACTTGAAGAGGTTCCAATTCAGAGAACTCCAGATTTCTACTCACAACTTCAGCAGCAAAAACATACTAGGAAAAGGTGGTTTTGGAAATGTCTACAAAGGAGTTCTCTCTGATGGTACTCTTGTAGCTGTCAAGAGGCTTAAAGATGGCAATGCCATTGGAGGAGAGATTCAATTTCAGACAGAAGTTGAAATGATCAGCTTGGCAGTGCACCGAAACCTCCTCAGACTCTACGGATTTTGCATGACACCAACAGAAAGGCTTTTGGTTTATCCATACATGTCCAATGGCAGTGTTGCTTCTCGTCTCAAGG GTAAACCAGTGCTGGACTGGGGCACTAGGAAGCACATTGCTTTGGGAGCAGCAAGAGGACTACTGTACCTTCATGAGCAATGTGATCCAAAGATCATTCACAGGGATGTGAAAGCTGCAAACATATTGCTTGATGACTACTGTGAAGCTGTGGTTGGAGATTTTGGGTTGGCAAAGCTTTTGGATCACCAAGACTCACACGTCACAACTGCAGTGAGAGGCACAGTGGGGCATATTGCCCCAGAGTACCTTTCCACAGGACAGTCCTCTGAGAAGACTGATGTTTTTGGATTTGGCATTCTCCTCCTTGAATTGATCACAGGCCAGAGAGCTCTAGAGTTTGGAAAATCAGCCAACAACAAAGGAGCCATGCTTGATTGG GTAAGGAAAATTCATGTGGAGAAAAAGCTTGAAATGCTGGTAGACAAGGATCTGAAGAACAACTATGACAGAATTGAACTTGAGGAAATGGTTCAAGTGGCCCTCTTGTGTACTCAGTATCTTCCAGGGCATAGGCCTAAAATGTCTGAAGTGGTTCGCATGCTCGAAGGTGATGGACTAGCAGAAAGATGGGAAGCTTCACAGAGAGTTGACACAACCAAGTTCAAACCCCAAGAGTCATCTTCATCAGATAGGTATTCTGATCTCACTGATGACTCTTTGTTGTTAGTCCAAGCCATGGAGCTCTCAGGACCCAGATGA
- the LOC108329478 gene encoding protein NSP-INTERACTING KINASE 1 isoform X2, with translation MSIKRSLEDPHGVLDNWDGDAVDPCSWTMVTCSSDNLVVGLGTPSQSLSGTLSPSIGNLTNLQIVLLQNNNISGPIPSELGKLPKLQTLDLSNNFFRGEIPQSLGHLRSLQYLRLNNNTLVGECPESLANMTQLNFLDLSYNNLSGPVPRILAKSFSIVGNPIVCATGKEPNCHGMTLMPMSMNLNNTEHALQSGRPKTHKMAIAFGLSLGCLCLIVIGFGGVIWWRHKHNQQAFFDVKDRHHEEVYLGNLKRFQFRELQISTHNFSSKNILGKGGFGNVYKGVLSDGTLVAVKRLKDGNAIGGEIQFQTEVEMISLAVHRNLLRLYGFCMTPTERLLVYPYMSNGSVASRLKGKPVLDWGTRKHIALGAARGLLYLHEQCDPKIIHRDVKAANILLDDYCEAVVGDFGLAKLLDHQDSHVTTAVRGTVGHIAPEYLSTGQSSEKTDVFGFGILLLELITGQRALEFGKSANNKGAMLDWVRKIHVEKKLEMLVDKDLKNNYDRIELEEMVQVALLCTQYLPGHRPKMSEVVRMLEGDGLAERWEASQRVDTTKFKPQESSSSDRYSDLTDDSLLLVQAMELSGPR, from the exons ATGAGCATAAAACGCTCTCTAGAGGATCCACATGGTGTTCTAGACAATTGGGATGGGGATGCAGTCGATCCATGTAGCTGGACTATGGTCACATGTTCTTCAGATAACTTGGTCGTTGGACT GGGCACTCCAAGTCAAAGTCTATCTGGTACTCTATCTCCGAGCATAGGCAACTTAACCAACCTTCAGATTGT GCTGCTACAGAATAACAACATAAGTGGACCAATCCCATCAGAGTTGGGAAAACTTCCTAAGCTTCAGACCCTTGATCTCTCAAACAACTTCTTCAGAGGGGAGATTCCTCAATCTCTGGGACACCTGAGAAGCCTCCAATACCT GAGGCTCAATAATAACACTCTTGTTGGTGAATGCCCAGAGTCTCTGGCTAACATGACCCAACTCAATTTTCT TGACTTGTCATACAACAATCTTAGTGGCCCGGTGCCCAGAATTTTAGCCAAATCATTCAG CATTGTTGGAAACCCCATTGTTTGTGCAACGGGAAAAGAGCCAAACTGTCATGGGATGACACTGATGCCTATGTCCATGAACTTGAACAATACCGAAC ATGCTTTACAATCAGGCAGACCAAAAACTCATAAAATGGCAATTGCCTTTGGCTTGAGTTTGGGATGTCTCTGCCTCATAGTTATCGGTTTTGGAGGCGTTATTTGGTGGAGACACAAGCACAATCAACAAGCATTCTTCGATGTTAAAG ACCGGCATCATGAAGAAGTCTACCTCGGAAACTTGAAGAGGTTCCAATTCAGAGAACTCCAGATTTCTACTCACAACTTCAGCAGCAAAAACATACTAGGAAAAGGTGGTTTTGGAAATGTCTACAAAGGAGTTCTCTCTGATGGTACTCTTGTAGCTGTCAAGAGGCTTAAAGATGGCAATGCCATTGGAGGAGAGATTCAATTTCAGACAGAAGTTGAAATGATCAGCTTGGCAGTGCACCGAAACCTCCTCAGACTCTACGGATTTTGCATGACACCAACAGAAAGGCTTTTGGTTTATCCATACATGTCCAATGGCAGTGTTGCTTCTCGTCTCAAGG GTAAACCAGTGCTGGACTGGGGCACTAGGAAGCACATTGCTTTGGGAGCAGCAAGAGGACTACTGTACCTTCATGAGCAATGTGATCCAAAGATCATTCACAGGGATGTGAAAGCTGCAAACATATTGCTTGATGACTACTGTGAAGCTGTGGTTGGAGATTTTGGGTTGGCAAAGCTTTTGGATCACCAAGACTCACACGTCACAACTGCAGTGAGAGGCACAGTGGGGCATATTGCCCCAGAGTACCTTTCCACAGGACAGTCCTCTGAGAAGACTGATGTTTTTGGATTTGGCATTCTCCTCCTTGAATTGATCACAGGCCAGAGAGCTCTAGAGTTTGGAAAATCAGCCAACAACAAAGGAGCCATGCTTGATTGG GTAAGGAAAATTCATGTGGAGAAAAAGCTTGAAATGCTGGTAGACAAGGATCTGAAGAACAACTATGACAGAATTGAACTTGAGGAAATGGTTCAAGTGGCCCTCTTGTGTACTCAGTATCTTCCAGGGCATAGGCCTAAAATGTCTGAAGTGGTTCGCATGCTCGAAGGTGATGGACTAGCAGAAAGATGGGAAGCTTCACAGAGAGTTGACACAACCAAGTTCAAACCCCAAGAGTCATCTTCATCAGATAGGTATTCTGATCTCACTGATGACTCTTTGTTGTTAGTCCAAGCCATGGAGCTCTCAGGACCCAGATGA